The proteins below are encoded in one region of Knoellia sp. S7-12:
- the cobO gene encoding cob(I)yrinic acid a,c-diamide adenosyltransferase, which produces MAQGQVPVEAADGLTTRQRRNRPLLLIHGGKGKGKSTAAFGLALRGWSQGWSIGVFQFVKSAKWRIGEQTALEALNRIHDETGDGGPIEWHKMGSGWSWSRKAGSEEDHAAAAQEGWAEIRRRIEAETHGLYVLDEFTYVLKWGWVDVDEVVSVLSSRTGFQHVVITGRDPHPSLIEIADVVTEMTQIKHPFEQGQKGQKGIEW; this is translated from the coding sequence ATGGCGCAGGGACAGGTCCCCGTCGAAGCTGCCGATGGGCTCACCACGCGGCAGCGCCGCAACCGCCCTCTGCTCCTGATCCACGGCGGCAAGGGCAAGGGCAAGTCGACGGCGGCGTTCGGGCTCGCGCTGCGCGGGTGGAGCCAGGGGTGGTCGATCGGTGTTTTCCAGTTCGTGAAGTCGGCGAAGTGGCGCATCGGTGAGCAGACGGCCCTCGAAGCACTGAACCGCATCCACGACGAGACCGGTGACGGCGGCCCCATCGAGTGGCACAAGATGGGCTCCGGCTGGTCCTGGTCGCGCAAGGCCGGGTCGGAGGAGGATCACGCTGCTGCCGCTCAAGAGGGGTGGGCCGAGATCCGTCGGCGCATCGAGGCCGAGACGCACGGGCTCTATGTCCTCGACGAGTTCACCTACGTCCTCAAGTGGGGTTGGGTCGACGTCGACGAGGTCGTGTCGGTGCTGAGCTCCCGGACCGGCTTCCAGCACGTCGTCATCACCGGGCGCGATCCGCACCCCAGCCTCATCGAGATCGCGGACGTCGTCACCGAGATGACCCAGATCAAGCACCCCTTCGAACAGGGCCAGAAGGGACAGAAGGGCATCGAGTGGTGA
- a CDS encoding cobyrinate a,c-diamide synthase: MVKVPRLVIAAAASGQGKTTVAVGVMAALTRAGRVVAGAKVGPDFIDPGYHALATGRLGRNLDPWLQGEDRVLPLLVHGAQNPAPSDLTVIEGVMGLFDGRLGSDGWASTAHLATLTSSPVVVVIDISSAARTVAAVVHGLRGFDPHVHVVGVILNKAGSSRHADEVRRSVEQLGTPVLGVLPRDAGVSAPSRHLGLVPAAERPEAAAALDRLAEQTAEYVDLDALVEIAAAAPDLDTPAWSPVTSDALSTKIPRRVAVAGGRAFTFRYAETEEQLRALGCEPVTFDPALDTTLPAGAEGIYLGGGFPEVHAAALSTNGRLLADVRNAVLSGVPTVAECAGLLYLSQAVDGHGLVGAVPATAAMHPRLTLRYVTAIAPEDTLLGPAGTRVRGHEFHRTQTTPSRGDNAAWLLDGAPEGWSLDPAATGAPTVHASYLHTHWAGHPELALSFAEAVHAGQSRSGAALSSIEPAPPALAEPEVMDPLEHHGDSETDPALVDLAVNVRLSTPPAWLAQRLRDTIGDLAAYPDVRGAQSAIARRHGVEPDMVLPTSGAAEAFVLLAQMTRAKRPVIVHPQFTEPEAALRRAGISPERVVLDASDGFTLTPDAVPDDADLVVIGNPTNPTGVLHSRATLEELRRPGRLLVIDEAFMDTVAGERDSLISADMEGVLILRSLTKTWGLAGLRAGYAVSSPSVIADLSRHQPHWSVSTLAATVMEATVTAAALTEAKGAVADTTRWREHLLAGLRALGLSPVESRTSFVLVEAGAGVREEMRARGYALRRGDTFPGLGPQWVRIAVRDPQTIDGMLRELATVLTSQERTA; this comes from the coding sequence GTGGTGAAGGTCCCGCGGCTCGTCATCGCCGCTGCTGCCTCGGGTCAGGGCAAGACGACGGTCGCCGTCGGTGTCATGGCAGCTCTGACGCGCGCCGGCCGGGTCGTTGCCGGCGCCAAGGTCGGGCCGGACTTCATCGATCCGGGCTATCACGCGTTGGCGACCGGCCGCCTCGGCCGCAACCTCGACCCCTGGTTGCAGGGCGAGGACCGCGTCCTCCCGTTGCTCGTCCACGGCGCTCAGAACCCCGCACCCTCCGACCTCACCGTCATCGAAGGTGTCATGGGGCTCTTCGACGGTCGGCTCGGCAGTGACGGGTGGGCCTCCACGGCACACCTCGCAACGCTGACCAGCAGCCCGGTCGTGGTCGTCATCGACATCTCGTCGGCTGCGCGCACGGTCGCGGCAGTCGTGCACGGCCTGAGGGGCTTTGATCCCCATGTCCACGTAGTCGGCGTGATTCTCAACAAGGCCGGGTCTTCGCGTCACGCCGACGAGGTCCGGCGCAGCGTCGAGCAGCTCGGCACACCGGTGCTGGGCGTGTTGCCGCGCGACGCGGGGGTGAGTGCGCCGTCCCGGCACCTCGGTCTCGTTCCCGCCGCCGAGCGCCCGGAGGCCGCAGCCGCGCTCGACCGGCTGGCTGAGCAGACCGCGGAATACGTCGATCTCGACGCTCTCGTCGAGATCGCCGCTGCCGCACCGGATCTCGACACTCCAGCGTGGTCCCCCGTCACGTCGGATGCACTCTCGACGAAGATCCCGCGGCGCGTGGCTGTTGCAGGTGGTCGGGCGTTCACATTCCGCTACGCCGAGACCGAGGAGCAGCTCCGGGCGCTCGGGTGCGAACCGGTGACCTTCGACCCGGCACTCGACACGACTCTCCCCGCGGGGGCAGAGGGCATCTATCTCGGTGGCGGCTTCCCCGAGGTCCACGCCGCCGCGCTCTCCACCAACGGGCGCCTGCTGGCCGATGTCCGCAACGCCGTTCTCTCCGGTGTGCCAACAGTCGCCGAGTGCGCGGGCCTGCTCTATCTCTCGCAGGCCGTCGACGGTCATGGTCTCGTCGGCGCCGTCCCCGCGACCGCCGCGATGCACCCGCGACTGACCCTTCGCTATGTCACCGCCATCGCTCCCGAGGACACCCTGCTCGGACCAGCCGGCACCCGCGTGCGCGGCCACGAGTTCCACCGCACGCAGACCACACCGAGCCGCGGCGACAACGCCGCGTGGCTGCTCGACGGTGCCCCGGAGGGTTGGTCGCTCGACCCCGCCGCGACGGGTGCACCGACGGTGCACGCGTCATATCTCCACACCCACTGGGCAGGTCACCCGGAGCTGGCGCTGAGCTTCGCCGAGGCTGTGCACGCCGGCCAATCCCGATCTGGTGCAGCCCTTTCCAGCATCGAGCCTGCGCCGCCGGCACTCGCCGAGCCCGAGGTCATGGACCCGCTCGAGCACCACGGAGACTCCGAGACCGACCCGGCGCTCGTCGACCTCGCTGTCAACGTCCGCCTCTCCACACCGCCCGCCTGGCTGGCACAGCGCCTGCGCGACACGATCGGCGACCTCGCGGCATACCCCGATGTTCGCGGCGCCCAAAGCGCGATCGCCCGCCGGCACGGAGTCGAACCGGACATGGTTCTGCCGACGAGTGGTGCCGCCGAGGCCTTCGTCCTCCTCGCCCAGATGACGCGAGCGAAGCGGCCGGTCATCGTGCACCCACAGTTCACCGAGCCGGAGGCCGCGCTGCGTCGGGCCGGGATCTCCCCCGAACGTGTCGTTCTCGACGCCAGCGACGGCTTCACTCTCACCCCGGACGCCGTGCCCGACGACGCCGACCTCGTCGTCATCGGCAACCCGACCAACCCCACCGGCGTGCTCCATTCGCGTGCCACCCTCGAGGAGTTGCGTCGGCCCGGGCGGTTGCTCGTGATCGATGAAGCGTTCATGGACACCGTTGCAGGAGAGCGTGACTCACTCATCTCCGCCGACATGGAGGGTGTGCTCATTCTCCGCTCGCTCACCAAGACCTGGGGCCTTGCAGGCCTACGAGCCGGGTATGCCGTCAGCTCGCCTTCGGTGATCGCCGACCTCTCGCGCCACCAGCCGCACTGGTCGGTGAGCACCCTCGCAGCCACCGTCATGGAGGCGACTGTCACTGCAGCAGCGCTCACTGAGGCCAAGGGCGCCGTCGCCGACACGACCCGCTGGCGGGAGCACCTGCTCGCCGGACTCCGCGCTCTCGGTCTGAGCCCTGTCGAGTCACGGACCTCGTTCGTCCTCGTCGAGGCCGGTGCCGGCGTGAGGGAGGAGATGCGAGCACGCGGTTATGCGTTGCGCCGGGGGGACACCTTCCCGGGGCTCGGGCCGCAATGGGTTCGCATCGCCGTGCGCGATCCCCAGACCATCGACGGCATGCTCCGTGAGCTCGCCACTGTCCTGACCTCGCAGGAGCGCACCGCATGA
- the cobA gene encoding uroporphyrinogen-III C-methyltransferase — MNLMMPTAASPLVLITAPGPRIAETVHALTDQGAVVTVAATETTDAATRAALDDLAGRRLISMAAAPRMGDFDIVLRDPLPSTATEASPTPASGAGRVTLVGGGPGSVDLLTVGGLRAVREADVIVCDRLAPLSVLSEARCDVEVIHVGKIPRGAFTPQESINALLVEHALAGKHVVRLKGGDSFVFGRGGEEWNACVAHGIPVEVVPGVSSAVAVPALAGIPLTHRGLTQGFVVVSGHVGPKDERNEADWGALARSGLTIVVLMGVAALAEISETLIEHGMDPATPAACIADGAMPSQRSARATLADIAAVADAQDLTPPAITVIGPVVSALEV; from the coding sequence ATGAACCTGATGATGCCCACAGCAGCGTCACCCTTGGTCCTCATCACCGCTCCTGGCCCCCGCATCGCAGAGACCGTGCACGCGCTCACCGACCAGGGCGCTGTCGTCACCGTGGCTGCCACGGAGACGACCGACGCTGCCACCCGGGCCGCGCTCGACGACCTCGCTGGCCGTCGGCTGATCAGCATGGCGGCTGCACCGCGCATGGGTGACTTCGACATCGTCCTGCGCGACCCTCTGCCCAGCACCGCGACGGAGGCGTCACCGACACCAGCTTCGGGCGCGGGACGCGTGACGCTCGTGGGAGGCGGACCCGGGTCGGTCGACCTGCTCACCGTGGGCGGCCTGCGGGCAGTCCGCGAGGCCGACGTCATTGTCTGCGACCGGCTCGCCCCGCTGTCCGTGCTCTCGGAAGCGCGCTGCGACGTCGAGGTCATCCATGTCGGCAAGATCCCGCGCGGTGCCTTCACTCCGCAGGAGTCCATCAACGCCCTCCTCGTCGAACACGCCCTGGCCGGCAAACACGTCGTACGCCTCAAGGGCGGCGACAGCTTCGTCTTCGGTCGCGGAGGCGAGGAGTGGAACGCCTGCGTCGCACACGGCATACCCGTCGAAGTTGTCCCGGGAGTCTCGTCGGCCGTCGCAGTCCCGGCCCTCGCCGGGATCCCGCTCACCCACCGCGGCCTGACGCAGGGCTTCGTCGTCGTCTCGGGTCACGTCGGCCCCAAGGACGAGCGCAACGAGGCCGACTGGGGTGCGCTCGCCCGCAGTGGCCTCACGATCGTCGTCCTCATGGGAGTCGCAGCACTCGCCGAGATCTCCGAGACCCTCATCGAACACGGCATGGACCCGGCGACTCCGGCCGCCTGCATCGCCGACGGCGCCATGCCGAGCCAGCGGTCGGCGCGGGCGACGCTCGCGGACATCGCCGCAGTCGCTGACGCGCAGGACCTCACTCCCCCGGCAATCACCGTGATCGGGCCCGTCGTGTCCGCCCTCGAGGTCTGA
- a CDS encoding adenosylcobinamide-GDP ribazoletransferase, giving the protein MAVGTLTIVPVGVIAAPTRGHARWAMVLSPVAALPVAVAVSAVVALGHLATLPALLTATLAVAVIAAATRAMHLDGLADTVDGFGAGWTRERALEVMRKGDVGPMGVAALVLVLVTQMAALTAIVDRPQGWLLAGAAVVASRASTLLTCRRGMPSARPTGLGAVVAGSVPNAAVAVGGVLMAALMGLVAGSAGLSPWAGVVAVAVAAFAVMLLLRTCRRVFGGVTGDVMGAAIEVALVVLLLVLSSGRW; this is encoded by the coding sequence TTGGCTGTCGGGACGCTCACCATCGTCCCGGTCGGTGTGATCGCTGCACCCACCCGGGGACACGCGCGCTGGGCCATGGTGCTGAGTCCCGTGGCCGCGTTGCCGGTCGCAGTTGCGGTCTCGGCGGTCGTGGCCCTTGGACACCTGGCCACTCTCCCAGCCCTGCTCACCGCCACCCTCGCGGTAGCTGTCATCGCCGCAGCAACACGCGCCATGCACCTCGATGGCCTCGCCGACACGGTCGATGGTTTCGGTGCTGGCTGGACCCGTGAGCGCGCCCTCGAGGTCATGCGCAAGGGCGACGTCGGGCCCATGGGTGTGGCCGCACTCGTCCTGGTGCTCGTCACCCAGATGGCTGCCCTCACCGCGATCGTCGACCGCCCCCAGGGGTGGCTGCTCGCCGGCGCCGCCGTGGTCGCTTCGCGCGCGTCCACCCTGCTCACCTGCCGACGGGGTATGCCGTCCGCTCGCCCGACCGGCCTTGGCGCCGTTGTCGCTGGCTCGGTTCCGAACGCGGCGGTCGCGGTCGGTGGGGTTCTCATGGCGGCTCTCATGGGACTGGTCGCCGGCTCTGCGGGACTCTCGCCGTGGGCTGGTGTCGTGGCCGTGGCCGTGGCGGCCTTTGCGGTCATGCTCCTGCTGCGCACCTGCCGCAGGGTCTTCGGTGGGGTGACGGGTGACGTCATGGGTGCCGCCATCGAGGTCGCACTGGTTGTACTGCTCCTCGTGCTCAGTTCTGGGAGGTGGTGA
- a CDS encoding bifunctional adenosylcobinamide kinase/adenosylcobinamide-phosphate guanylyltransferase, whose amino-acid sequence MRTLVTGGVRSGKSTIAENLVTEAAALLAGDAPVTYVATGPSADDPDWADRIATHRGRRPDSWRTVETTDLASALDSLTGPGLIDCLGTWLTAVLDELDVWEVPRDDWRPALHARTAAVVAAWSRCPHDMVAVTNEVGWGVVSEHRSGRIFADELGLLNQDIARKSDSVLLVVAGRILPLREP is encoded by the coding sequence ATGCGGACCCTTGTGACCGGTGGCGTGCGATCAGGCAAGTCCACGATCGCGGAGAACCTCGTGACAGAGGCTGCGGCGCTGCTCGCGGGCGATGCGCCGGTCACCTATGTCGCGACGGGACCATCGGCCGATGACCCCGACTGGGCCGATCGGATTGCGACGCACAGGGGCCGTCGACCCGACTCATGGAGGACGGTCGAGACGACAGACCTTGCCTCAGCTCTCGATTCCCTCACCGGTCCGGGCCTGATCGACTGCCTCGGCACCTGGCTCACCGCAGTGCTCGACGAACTCGACGTCTGGGAAGTGCCCCGTGACGACTGGCGGCCGGCTCTTCATGCACGCACGGCAGCCGTCGTTGCCGCGTGGTCTCGGTGCCCGCACGACATGGTCGCCGTGACGAACGAGGTCGGCTGGGGTGTGGTGTCCGAGCACCGATCGGGCCGCATCTTCGCCGACGAACTCGGCCTCCTCAACCAGGACATTGCCCGGAAGAGCGACAGCGTCCTGCTGGTCGTTGCCGGCCGTATCCTCCCGCTCCGAGAACCATGA
- the cbiB gene encoding adenosylcobinamide-phosphate synthase CbiB, producing MTLGLVLGFLADQTFGDPRRGHPVAGFGQLASLAEKQLHAPSRTRGAVAVVALVTSTAGLGLLERRLPTPARAVLAAATTWAVLGGRSLAREGEAISALLEGDDVAGARLRIRNLVGRDPGSLDANGIARACVESIAENSADAVVAPLFLGAVAGVPGLLGYRAINTLDAMWGHRNERYREFGWAAARLDDVANWLPARLTVALNAALVSGTTAGLGGGVQVVRVVRRDAPAHPSPNAGPVEASWAAALGVRLGGTNHYDGVDEDRGHLGDGPPVTVADIPRATQHLSRLSTAALVALVSARVLVRGRRTS from the coding sequence GTGACTCTCGGGCTGGTCCTCGGGTTCCTCGCCGATCAGACCTTCGGCGATCCGCGACGCGGCCACCCTGTTGCAGGATTCGGCCAACTCGCCTCCCTTGCCGAGAAGCAGCTTCATGCGCCGAGCCGGACCCGTGGCGCCGTCGCCGTGGTCGCGCTCGTGACGAGCACGGCCGGACTCGGCCTCCTGGAGCGTCGCCTCCCCACCCCCGCCCGGGCTGTCCTCGCCGCAGCCACCACGTGGGCCGTCCTCGGGGGCCGCTCGCTGGCCCGCGAGGGCGAAGCCATCTCCGCGCTCCTCGAGGGTGACGACGTCGCCGGGGCGCGCCTGCGCATCCGCAACCTGGTCGGGCGTGACCCCGGCAGCCTTGACGCCAACGGCATCGCCCGCGCCTGCGTCGAGAGCATCGCCGAGAACTCCGCCGACGCCGTCGTCGCTCCCCTCTTCTTGGGGGCTGTCGCCGGAGTGCCTGGACTCCTCGGCTACCGCGCCATCAACACGCTCGACGCGATGTGGGGTCACCGCAACGAGCGCTACCGCGAGTTCGGGTGGGCAGCAGCACGACTCGACGATGTCGCCAACTGGCTCCCGGCCAGGCTGACGGTTGCCCTCAACGCGGCGCTCGTAAGTGGCACCACCGCCGGGCTGGGTGGCGGGGTGCAGGTCGTCCGAGTCGTGCGCCGCGACGCCCCCGCACACCCGAGCCCCAACGCCGGGCCCGTCGAGGCCTCCTGGGCCGCAGCCCTGGGAGTGCGGCTGGGAGGGACGAACCACTACGACGGCGTTGACGAAGACCGTGGACACCTTGGCGACGGCCCACCGGTGACCGTCGCCGACATCCCCCGGGCCACCCAGCATCTGAGCCGCCTCTCGACCGCCGCGCTCGTGGCCCTCGTCAGCGCTCGGGTGCTCGTGCGGGGACGCCGAACGTCATAG
- a CDS encoding DUF222 domain-containing protein has product MTGTPTLAGPEVQVRSVVSSLGDVNPEGLTQSERVAVVSALEALKGAAAAAQARLTAAAVVDREALGEDSGSVRADLALARRCSPALADQHVGVAKALVGEMPLTMGALERGDISERRAMIVVRETACLSVEHRAEVDRRLAPTIANLGDKALAGAARRAGAALDAESLAERNRRAVASRHLSVRPAADGMAWLSVLGPMKDIIGAHVALLGEEGRRNVIDPDLPADEWEAAAAAARADTRGKGAWLADRALELLSGRAKGQPQQVEVSLVMTDTVLLPAAFGGKAPADDVATIPGWGPIPGAEARAHIAALLDHTDDSDPQSGLWLRRLFTDPTGRDLVALDSKRRLFHGGLRRFLELRDPTCRVPWCDAPAVQADHVHAVHDGGATTGANAGGLCKRHNLVKEEPGWHMNVESTGLDGTGTHRIRIQTPTGRIHDATAPPILGEGWLAPEPEPDDWWSDAEIHEMPLPEDPWRGWIHDPPDDWFVQDDAMRVA; this is encoded by the coding sequence ATGACGGGGACGCCAACACTTGCAGGGCCTGAGGTTCAGGTCCGCTCCGTCGTGTCCTCGCTCGGGGACGTGAACCCGGAGGGTTTGACGCAGTCGGAGCGGGTTGCGGTGGTGTCTGCGCTGGAGGCGTTGAAGGGTGCGGCGGCTGCTGCGCAGGCCCGGTTGACTGCTGCGGCGGTGGTGGATCGGGAGGCGTTGGGTGAGGACTCGGGCAGTGTGCGCGCCGACCTGGCGTTGGCTCGTCGGTGTTCGCCGGCGTTGGCGGATCAGCACGTTGGGGTGGCCAAGGCCCTTGTGGGTGAGATGCCGTTGACGATGGGTGCGTTGGAGCGGGGCGACATCAGTGAGCGGCGCGCGATGATCGTGGTGCGTGAGACGGCGTGCCTGAGCGTTGAGCACCGGGCCGAGGTCGACCGCCGGCTGGCACCGACGATTGCCAATCTTGGGGACAAGGCGTTGGCTGGGGCTGCGCGTCGTGCAGGTGCGGCGTTGGATGCGGAGTCGTTGGCTGAACGCAACCGTCGCGCGGTCGCGTCACGGCACCTGTCTGTGCGACCAGCTGCGGACGGGATGGCGTGGCTGTCGGTCCTGGGGCCGATGAAGGACATCATCGGAGCGCACGTCGCGCTGCTGGGTGAGGAAGGTCGACGCAATGTCATCGACCCGGATCTGCCCGCCGATGAGTGGGAAGCTGCGGCAGCCGCTGCTCGTGCGGACACGCGAGGCAAGGGTGCGTGGCTGGCTGATCGTGCCCTGGAGTTGCTCTCCGGGCGTGCGAAGGGTCAGCCGCAACAGGTTGAGGTCAGCCTTGTCATGACCGACACGGTCCTGCTCCCCGCAGCCTTCGGGGGCAAAGCCCCGGCTGATGACGTCGCGACCATCCCGGGTTGGGGTCCCATTCCCGGCGCCGAAGCCCGTGCCCACATCGCCGCCTTGCTCGATCACACCGACGACAGCGACCCCCAGAGCGGCCTCTGGCTGCGGCGCCTGTTCACCGACCCCACAGGTCGTGACCTGGTCGCCCTCGACTCCAAGCGTCGCCTGTTCCACGGGGGACTCCGCCGGTTCCTCGAACTGCGCGACCCGACCTGCCGCGTCCCGTGGTGTGACGCCCCCGCAGTCCAGGCAGACCACGTCCATGCCGTCCACGACGGCGGCGCCACGACTGGCGCCAACGCCGGCGGGCTGTGCAAACGCCACAACTTGGTCAAGGAAGAACCCGGGTGGCACATGAACGTCGAATCCACCGGACTCGACGGAACCGGAACCCATCGCATACGCATCCAGACCCCAACCGGTCGGATCCACGACGCCACCGCACCACCAATCCTGGGCGAAGGCTGGCTCGCGCCCGAACCCGAGCCGGACGACTGGTGGAGTGACGCCGAGATCCACGAGATGCCCCTGCCCGAAGATCCGTGGCGCGGCTGGATCCACGATCCACCCGACGACTGGTTCGTGCAGGACGACGCGATGAGGGTCGCCTGA
- a CDS encoding cobalt-precorrin-6A reductase produces MKRVLLLGGTAEARELALALTCARVDVVSSLAGRVSKPRMPVGEVTVGGFGGVEGLVAAIRDDGFTHLVDATHPFAVRMTANAGAAAAVAGVPCLRLARPGWSRHPDAGSWHWVDTYDEARERAEELGTTRPFITTGRQTLDHYGGWTDRDVVLRVVEPLDEVAPARWIVILDRGPFDVAGERAIMREHGVDVLITKDSGGAYTAAKLTAAAGLAVPVVVVRRPYVPAGVAEVDSVEGVLNWLGLPATS; encoded by the coding sequence ATGAAGCGGGTGCTGCTACTCGGCGGCACTGCTGAGGCTCGCGAGCTGGCTCTTGCGCTCACGTGTGCTCGTGTCGACGTCGTGTCGTCGCTGGCAGGTCGGGTGTCGAAACCCCGCATGCCCGTTGGTGAGGTGACAGTCGGCGGCTTCGGCGGGGTGGAGGGCTTGGTTGCGGCGATCCGCGACGACGGTTTCACCCACCTCGTGGACGCGACGCATCCCTTTGCCGTGCGCATGACGGCGAACGCTGGTGCTGCGGCCGCGGTGGCTGGCGTGCCGTGTCTGCGCCTGGCCCGACCGGGGTGGAGCCGTCATCCCGACGCGGGTTCGTGGCACTGGGTCGACACCTATGACGAGGCGCGCGAGCGGGCAGAGGAGTTGGGGACGACGCGCCCGTTCATCACGACGGGCCGCCAGACGTTGGATCACTACGGAGGCTGGACCGATCGGGACGTTGTGCTGCGCGTCGTCGAGCCATTGGATGAAGTGGCCCCCGCGCGCTGGATCGTCATCCTTGATCGTGGGCCGTTCGACGTGGCCGGCGAGCGGGCGATCATGCGTGAGCACGGTGTCGACGTGCTGATCACCAAGGACTCCGGTGGCGCTTATACGGCGGCCAAGCTCACGGCCGCAGCTGGGCTCGCAGTGCCCGTCGTAGTCGTCCGCCGCCCGTACGTGCCGGCGGGAGTCGCGGAGGTCGACTCCGTCGAAGGCGTGCTCAACTGGCTCGGCCTTCCAGCCACGTCCTGA
- a CDS encoding nucleoside/nucleotide kinase family protein: MSGEQRSVEDLLARLASVVDRVAPRRAVLGIAGPPGSGKTTLVTRLLSAAAAYPALSGRIAHVPMDGFHLTNSELDSLGRRDRKGAPDTFNTVAYAGVLASVRALPRLVVTAPSFDHVVGDPVADTLVVPAEANLVVTEGNYLLLGEGDWVAVPELLDEVWWCALDGEVRVERLVTRHVETGREVTDATEWVLRSDEANALRVDGGAELADVVLLDGVVVSEVER, from the coding sequence GTGTCTGGTGAACAACGTTCTGTCGAGGACCTGCTCGCGCGTCTCGCCTCTGTGGTCGACCGTGTGGCACCCCGCCGAGCCGTCCTCGGGATCGCGGGACCTCCGGGATCCGGCAAGACGACTTTGGTAACGCGACTGCTCAGTGCTGCCGCGGCATACCCTGCGTTGTCCGGGCGCATCGCGCACGTCCCGATGGACGGCTTCCACCTCACCAACTCGGAGCTCGATTCCCTCGGTCGGCGAGATCGCAAGGGTGCGCCGGACACGTTCAATACCGTGGCGTATGCCGGTGTGCTGGCTTCCGTGCGCGCGTTGCCACGCCTGGTCGTCACGGCGCCGAGCTTCGACCACGTGGTGGGTGACCCGGTGGCAGACACCCTCGTCGTGCCGGCCGAGGCGAATCTGGTTGTGACAGAGGGCAATTACTTGCTGCTCGGTGAGGGTGACTGGGTCGCGGTGCCGGAGCTGCTCGATGAGGTGTGGTGGTGCGCGCTCGACGGCGAGGTTCGGGTGGAACGACTCGTCACGCGCCACGTCGAGACCGGTCGTGAAGTGACGGACGCAACCGAGTGGGTGTTGCGGTCCGACGAGGCCAACGCGCTGCGGGTCGACGGGGGAGCCGAGCTGGCCGACGTCGTGCTCCTCGATGGTGTGGTTGTGAGTGAAGTCGAGCGATGA
- a CDS encoding TSUP family transporter, whose protein sequence is MNDPELTTLALMGLAGFVAGWIDAVVGGGGLIQIPALLLGFPGATPAQVLATNKIGSIAGTAASATTYWRRVKPDLRTAIPMAVVAYFGAIGGALIGLHIPKSAFNPIILVMLIAVGAYTLFKPSLGTSTALRWDGTRHTVTAMLVGFVIGVYDGALGPGTGSFLVFALVGLMGYAFLEASAKAKIANFATNLGALTVFAPGGHVMWKVGAVMAVANLLGGYVGARTAVAKGSGFVRVVFVIVVAAFTIRIGGQVFGVW, encoded by the coding sequence GTGAACGATCCGGAACTGACGACCCTGGCCCTCATGGGCCTTGCGGGGTTCGTCGCCGGATGGATCGACGCAGTCGTCGGCGGGGGCGGTCTCATCCAGATCCCCGCCCTGCTCCTGGGGTTCCCGGGGGCAACGCCCGCGCAGGTGCTCGCCACGAACAAGATCGGGTCGATCGCCGGGACTGCCGCAAGTGCGACGACCTATTGGCGGCGGGTCAAACCGGATTTGCGCACTGCCATCCCGATGGCCGTCGTCGCCTACTTCGGGGCCATCGGCGGAGCGCTCATCGGCCTGCACATCCCCAAGTCGGCCTTCAACCCGATCATCCTCGTGATGCTTATCGCGGTCGGTGCCTACACGCTGTTCAAACCGTCCCTCGGCACATCGACGGCCCTTCGCTGGGACGGGACGCGGCACACCGTCACCGCGATGCTCGTGGGGTTCGTCATCGGTGTCTATGACGGTGCGCTCGGGCCGGGCACGGGTTCGTTCCTGGTCTTCGCTCTCGTCGGCCTCATGGGCTATGCGTTCCTCGAAGCGAGTGCCAAGGCCAAGATCGCGAACTTCGCCACGAACCTCGGCGCGCTCACCGTCTTCGCGCCGGGCGGCCACGTCATGTGGAAGGTGGGCGCGGTCATGGCCGTCGCCAACCTCCTTGGCGGCTATGTTGGTGCCCGCACCGCCGTCGCCAAGGGCAGCGGGTTCGTTCGAGTGGTCTTTGTCATTGTTGTCGCGGCCTTCACAATCCGGATCGGTGGGCAGGTGTTCGGTGTCTGGTGA